Part of the Amia ocellicauda isolate fAmiCal2 chromosome 18, fAmiCal2.hap1, whole genome shotgun sequence genome, CAATACAACAACAGTGGAGCCCACAACACCATGCCAACGCACCAAAATACCACCTTCAAGCaaacacacactcccacactgCAACATAGCAACCCCCAACAGCCTATAGTCTTAGCTATGAAATGACCCTTCCTCAGCCTTACACATCTGCCACATTTATTGCATCTGGAGTGCAAGGGCCACGGTGTTAACTGAAGGATGAAAATAATCCTTTCAtccttccttctctctctctcctgcaagGACAGGCTGTGAAATCCTAGTCTGCTTAGCGACAACCGCGGAGGAAATATTTCTGCACCTCTGGGGTCAGCTTATAGCCAGTCCTGATTTAAAGAGCATCCTCAGATCTGTAGAGATATATGGCCCTATTGTACATATGGTCTTCCTGCAGCCAACGAGCCTTCACGGGACGGTGGAAAAACACTCAGGAGACAAAGGGAATCTCCAcacaaattaaaccaattaaCTGCACAGTTTAAACTGCTCTCGATTTTTGTttacactatttatttatacattgatatatagtgggggaaaaaagtatttgatcccctgctgattttgtatgtttgcccactgacaaagaaatgatcagtctataattttaatggtaggtgtattttaacagtgagagacagaataacaacaataaaaatccagaaaaacgcatttcaaaaaagttataaattgatttgcatgttaatgagggaaataagtatttgaccccttcgacttagtacttggtggcaaaacccttgttggcaatcacagaggtcagacgtttcttgtagttggccaccagctttgcacacatctcaggagggattttgtcccactcctctggctaggccactccaggaccttaatgtgcttcttcttgagccactcctttgttgccttggctgtgtgttttgggtcattgtcatgctggaatacccatccacgacccattttcaatgccctggctgagggaaggaggttctcacccaagatttgacagtacatggccccgtccatcgtccctttgatgcggtgcagttgtcctgtcccctggtgcagaaaaacacccccaaagcataatgtttccacctccatgtttgacagtggggatggtgttcttggggtcataggcagcattcctcctcctccaaacacggcgatttgagttgatgccaaagagctcgattttggtctcatctgaccacaacactttcacccagttctcctctgaattattcagatgttcattggcaaactccagacgggcctgtacatgtgctttcttgagcagggggaccttgcggacgctgcaggatttcagtccttcatggcgtagtgtgttaccaattgttttcttggtgactatggtcccagctgccttgagatcattaacaagatcctcccatgtagttttgggctgattcctcaccgttctcatgatcattgaaactccacgaggtgacatcttgcatggagccccagtccgagggagactgacagttattttgtgtttcttccatttgcgaataatcgcaccaactgttgtcaccttctcaccaagctgcttggcgatggtcttgtagcccattccagccttgtgtaggtctacaatcttgtccctgacatccttggacagctctttggtcttggccatggtggagagtttggaatctgattgattgattgcttctgtggacaggtgtcttttatacaggtaacgagctgagattaggagcactccctttaagagcgtgctcctaatctcagctcgttacctgtataaaagacacctgggagccagaaatcttgctgattgataggggatcaaatacttatttcactcattaacatgcaaatcaatttataacttttttgaaatgcgtttttctggcaaacgtacaaaatcagcaggggatcaaatacttttttccctcactgtatatccccCCCCTTCTCCTTTAAGGGTTGCTTGGGACAGGGCTTATATGATAAAACCCAACCGAGGTGGAAGAAGCACTGTGTCTCCCTTAAAAAGCTCCTGAGAAAGAAAGCATAACTGAGAATAATCAGACTCGATACATccgtatttaattaatattttttcattttgtttttgcagctGCACGTTGTTCACTACAACTCAGACAAATACAAAAGCTTTGCTGAAGCTGTAGACAAACCCGATGGACTAGCCGTGCTGGCTTTCTTCTATGAGGTAAAATGTTTGTCTGCAAATTGATGCCACTGATACAGGGAACACATTCGGGGCACCCAGGGAGTCTcccgatacacacacacacacacacacacacacacacacacacacacacacatacacacacttctgCATCACAGTGCCAGTTCCAATTAGTGATCAATGATTTCGATCAATGCGATGTGGAGTGAGCTATCTCGGCACAACACGAGTGCAACAGCAGCAGTGCGTGGGTGAGATTAAGAGATTAAGGAGTCAGTGCCTGTGACGGTCTGGGCACTGACCTGCTTCAAACAAACCGTGGTCAAAGAAGAACAATGTTTGGGTAGTTTTATAAAGGACTTTTAAAAGAAGCAGGTATACTGTATGAATATGTATAAGGAAGTGTGAGACAAAGCGGCTCTGATTCTGTGATACGAGCGTTGCCCTGTATTAATAAAGCTGCTAGATAGCCTCTGAGCAACTGGTCCGAGCCACGATTTGTGTGACAGCTTGTAGGATCTGTGAAGGCCATTAATAGCAGCTTACATAATGCAGTTAGAGAGAGGGCACAGCTTCGTTTTTCCAGGTCTAAGCTGAATCCGGGCGATGACAGGCCTGTTTTCGTCCCAGGTTTTTCAGCAACAGCCGCAATGCACAGGGAGCCTTCACTGCCTTTGTGTTCGCTCCATTCCCCACATAGCACTCAAGCACTCTCACTGTAATGCAGCTTCATACTCTTACTCCGTTGGCACGCCATTAATCTTTCATCCAGTCAGTGTGGTCGAGGATTTCATGCCAGTATAAAGCTACACACGCCTGCTTCCAGTGCAATAGAGCATCCACTCCACCACTCACCTCCTACCTTGTCAGTGTTAAATATTGATCTGCAGGAGGGCGTTGGATGAATGTTTAATTGGCATTTCATTTTTCACTGTTTTTGGTTTGTCGGTTTGTTTTTGCCAGGACGGGCATTTTGAGAACACTTACTACAGTGATTTCATTTCCAACCTGAAGTATGTGAAGTATACAGGTGAGGTAACATGATGCAAACTACATCCTCTTTTAATCTTGACTTTTAAGCATGGTATTATATCTGCTATAACCCCTCCCTTCCCTCTCTGTCCCTTCAATCTTTTTCAGGCCAATCCATGAACATCAGTTCGGTGAATGTGCGGGCCATGCTCCCAGAGAACTTGTCCCATTTCTTCCGGTACCAGGGCTCTCTCACCACCCCACCCTGCTACGAGAGCATCTTGTGGACAGTCTTCGACACCCCTATTACTCTGTCCCACAGCCAGGTACACGTCTCCTTGTGCTAGCCTGGAAGGCCTCTTGAACGGGCACATAATTGGGCGAGGAGTACTAGTGGTGAGGGGAAGAATATCCAGGCATATCCCCCCAAGAACAGTTCCTCTCAGTACATCCATGCACTGTTACATTGCTAACCACCCCCCCTCCCGATTCTCAGTGCAGTCTGTGCAAGCTGATGGTCACTCTGTCTCTCCTGTCCAAAGATAATGAAGCTAGAGAGCACCCTGATGGACCCGGAAAACCAGACCCTGTGGAATGACTACAGGGTGGCGCAGTCGCTGAATGACCGCGTGGTGGAGTCCTCTTTCCTGCCGAGGCTTGGCATAGGCGGTGAGTACAGAGCCACCCCCCCCAATCTGAGAGACTTGTGGCCTGTCCGGGCGTTTGGGTGTTTTCTACGGTTTGTGCATCAGAAATAACATAGTTAAGCTCCTGTCGCAGGCCCAGTGATGCTTTTCTTTTTATGGCCGGACCCAGGGAAATGGCTGGTCTGAAGCTGAATGCCTGGCTGCAGCTTGATGGAAAAGAAGAGAAAGCTGCTTTTCAGAGAGTGCACTTTCCAACAAGGGTGATTTTTCTGACAGACAGAGAGTCATGTTTCTTCCGCTGCACTGTTGAGCTTGAATTAGTTCCTTCGGTTGACTTCGGttggttcattttttttaaatttaagatgacTGGGCAGAGTTGCCTTTTCGTCCATCTTCATGGGACATATCTGTGAGACCAGAATCATTATTCCGGTCTCTGTCCTAAAACTAATCTCGGGGCAGCAGCTTCCTCTCTGTAAACGCAGTGACCAAGTTTGAATACAATATTCTTAACGGGGTCTTGCTTAGTAGTGCCTTGTGTGCAAAActgaattacttaatttaagtcCACTTAGCATCTGATCATTTTGTCAGCCTTTCCTGAGCATTATCTGATTTAGTGTTTTTCCTTTGCTGCTGTCATACTGGATCCTTGGCCCCTGCCCACTCAAGGGGCCTGCATATTTAAAGCATCAAATGGTAATTCAATCTCCAAGCAGTGGGAGAAGTTAAAATAGAAACAATTATATTAACCAGACTGAAAACCTGCAACTTGCTCCCGCAATCGCCTCCATGTTACTCTCTGCTGCACTCTAGTTGCGATTACATCCATTGCAAGATTAACAATTACTACAGTATTCTTTACTACGAGCAATTAACTACTGTGTAAAGACGCacatgggatttttttttaaaagctcttataatacattaaaaaaataatacatttaaaatacacgTTTTTGTACTTTGTACGCTTTACTTTCTTATTTTCCTGTATCATTGAAAATTGAGAACCAGGACCACATTTTGCACAAATATTAAGGTTGATAAAAATCAAGGCAGAAGCAAGGTACAGTACATGTTCCTAAACACAAATTAAGCTGTATCGCAAGTCATTTACTAATTTCATCTTCATTTTATCCTCCCCTTTTTCctcattacaattatttttttatatttagcgTTTTGTCGGCAAGAAGAAATTGAGACCAAATTATTGAAGATAGAGGGAATGCTGGACTCCTTCGGAAAGCAGATTCGGGAAGGTAACCCTGCTCATGGGTTTAGCTCATGTTTGAATTTACTCTGGCAGCATAATTGATTTCAAAGGATTTGAATGCCTTACACttttaaataatgtgtttaCATAGCTGATAAATACAACTATTCATTCCTCCCACAGTGTTAATTAGGACTGTTGCACCTAGAATAACAGGAGCTACTGTGTGCCCACAAATAAAACACTAATTGTTTATAgctagaaaataataattataataatataatctgaTTAGCAggaaattacttaaattctagGTGATACCAAGATTTTTCCTTGCATTGTATGTTGCATccttgtctcacacacacactttaggAATCTAATCTTCAATGTGCCTCTTAACCTCTGACATTTAACTTTTAACATTCtctaccccccctccccctgggATCTCTCAAAGGCCCAAAGCAGCGCGACCAATGTGAGTTCTGAtgtattttttcctctcttcttctccattttgttttttttcacaacCTGTACCTCCATTAATGAAAAAACACTTTCCAGGGTGTTTACGATGCAATTGAGTGTGttatattattatcaataaaatCTGACAGCCAGCTTTGAGTTTAATAGCTGGAGCAGACTGTTATAGTCCTCTGACAGTGCAGCCTTGAGAAGAAAAGTGTATTGGTGCATGTAAAATTGCCTGGCACAGTCGAAATTGGCTTTGTGGAAATATATAGCAAAACCAATTTACATGTTTGTGGCAAAATCAACCCCATATAATCTGACAGAAGGGTTCAGTACTTTTACTATGCATATTTCTCTCTGGACAGTTGGTTCACtacatttaaatgtgttaaaactAATCTATACATAAGCTTCCAGTGGACCTAGCTTCAAAATAATGTGTTGGATTGATGCAGCTTATTCTCAGCTGCAGGGCTTATTAACAGCTGCAGGTCACAAACCATTTGTTTAGTGACAGAGTatcagagagagtgagagagagtctcTTTGATTAGGTGCCTTCGTACCCTTGcaggaccttttttttttttttttgctgttttatTAAATGCAAACCCATCTTCCTCCATGTGTCTCCATGttacccccctcctctcccgcTCTCAGCCCAGAGCATGCTGTCCCCACTGGTGTTCCAGTTCCCGGAGAGGAACACAAAGAGCTACGTCCAGGTGCACCGTACAcacagcctggctctgtcctcCTTCACCGTGTGCGCCCACATCAAGATCCAGATCCCCAGCGTGCACACCATCCTGTCCTACTCCAGCGCTGTCCATGACAATGAGCTCATGATCACAGCCGGCTACGAggtggggctgtggctgggcaACGAGTTTATCAGCTTCCCCCACACCTTCCGCTCCCAGGACTGGGATAACTACTGCATGACCTGGGCCTCCCACTCGGGTGGCGCAGAGCTGTG contains:
- the ca6 gene encoding carbonic anhydrase 6 yields the protein MTGYLGLFVCFLLLDPSWESIQGIHWSYKEGEGLDPMHWAENYPECGGRRQSPINIERRHVRYNAKMEQLKLSGYDGPQRGTFLMTNNGHSVQIDLPPTMVISKGLPARYTAVQMHLHWGGMDLEASGAEHTVDGIRYMAELHVVHYNSDKYKSFAEAVDKPDGLAVLAFFYEDGHFENTYYSDFISNLKYVKYTGQSMNISSVNVRAMLPENLSHFFRYQGSLTTPPCYESILWTVFDTPITLSHSQIMKLESTLMDPENQTLWNDYRVAQSLNDRVVESSFLPRLGIGAFCRQEEIETKLLKIEGMLDSFGKQIREGPKQRDQSQSMLSPLVFQFPERNTKSYVQVHRTHSLALSSFTVCAHIKIQIPSVHTILSYSSAVHDNELMITAGYEVGLWLGNEFISFPHTFRSQDWDNYCMTWASHSGGAELWINGMVSEEQYMKRGYTIRAGGTLILGKDQDGLLGISDEDAFVGHMTDVNMWDYVLGSSEIREQMQCSNNTQKGNVLAWGRTPVSLYGGVRLETDYRCP